One segment of Massilia sp. Se16.2.3 DNA contains the following:
- a CDS encoding ABC transporter ATP-binding protein, whose translation MLSIHQLHKTYANGVHALNGISLEIPTGMFGLLGPNGAGKSSLMRTIAGLQEPDSGSIHFDGRDVLADRDSLRRELGYLPQEFGVYPKTSALELLNHFAVLKGFTRRGERKEMVEALLQKVNLWDARKRAVAGFSGGMRQRFGIAQALIGAPRLVIVDEPTAGLDPDERNRFLNLLARIGEQVVVILSTHIVEDVTDLCPRMAMIARGQVLVSGKPQEAIAQLASRVWRSCVDEVQLDEYQRRFAVLSTRLVAGKPQINVYAETQPEEGFTMVDPSLEDVYFLQLRATQSNAALA comes from the coding sequence ATGCTATCGATACACCAGCTTCATAAAACCTATGCCAACGGCGTGCACGCGCTGAACGGCATCAGCCTCGAGATCCCCACCGGCATGTTCGGCCTGCTCGGGCCGAATGGCGCCGGCAAGTCCTCGCTGATGCGCACCATCGCCGGGTTGCAGGAGCCGGACAGCGGCAGCATCCACTTCGACGGCCGCGACGTGCTCGCGGACAGGGACAGCCTGCGCCGTGAGCTGGGCTACCTGCCGCAGGAGTTCGGCGTCTATCCGAAAACCAGCGCGCTCGAGCTGCTGAACCATTTCGCGGTGCTCAAGGGATTCACGCGGCGCGGCGAACGCAAGGAGATGGTGGAGGCGCTGCTGCAGAAGGTGAACCTGTGGGATGCGCGAAAGCGTGCGGTGGCTGGTTTCTCCGGCGGCATGCGCCAGCGCTTCGGCATCGCCCAGGCCCTGATCGGCGCACCCAGGCTGGTGATCGTCGACGAGCCCACCGCGGGCCTCGATCCGGATGAGCGCAACCGTTTCCTGAACCTGCTGGCGCGCATCGGCGAACAGGTGGTCGTGATCCTCTCGACCCATATCGTTGAAGACGTGACCGACCTGTGCCCGCGCATGGCGATGATCGCGCGCGGCCAAGTACTGGTCTCGGGCAAGCCGCAGGAGGCGATCGCGCAGCTAGCCAGCCGCGTGTGGCGCAGTTGCGTGGACGAGGTCCAGCTGGACGAATACCAGCGCCGCTTCGCCGTGCTGTCGACGCGGCTTGTGGCCGGCAAGCCGCAGATCAACGTGTACGCCGAGACCCAGCCGGAAGAGGGCTTCACGATGGTCGACCCCAGCCTGGAAGACGTGTACTTCCTGCAGCTGC